A part of Dehalogenimonas sp. W genomic DNA contains:
- the recG gene encoding ATP-dependent DNA helicase RecG yields MPLSTEKLRAVVALERTKGFENTAVIGGLDRFLAVWVDEAAQSLTDRTKLTQLKVRLTGFNYAGIPAADREASLDTLLGFIEELNQPQNPGVAESVESARLVFETPAVPKPKAGAAIHPPAALDIPVTAFKGVNQSTAAKFKKLGIETVRDMLYHFPSRHLDYSRTTRIAELSPGPEQTIVATVWEVRLTTPGGRRSTEAIVGDDTGNIRALWFNNPYLLRQIHANDRLVLSGKITVFKGTLVFESPEWEKLENKELVHTGRLAPVYPLTAGLYPRMVRRLMKETVDGFAPSLVDYLPESIRTRRGLLSLPEAVAQAHFPDSETAKDEARRRLAFDELLVLQLGVMARKRAWRVSQPGIPIPGDQSLLERFLSTLEFQLTGAQRRSLNEILADLKRKEAMSRLLQGDVGSGKTVVATIAILMTVASGYQTAFMAPTEILADQHFKSVNGMLARLATAKQDNGDTVSYLGILPDRPLTVALLLGDAKESGKTVIRNRIKSGEIDLVIGTHSLIQKSMKFKQLGLAVIDEQHRFGVEQRQSLRQKGTNPHLLVMTATPIPRTLALTLYGDLDLSVIDELPPGRQPIRTRWLKPEQRASAYAFIRKQVNLKQQSFIICPLVEESEAVQAKAATAEYETLKMEIFPEFRLGLIHGRMSAAEKDSVMSAFSAGRLDILVSTPVIEVGIDVPNATVMLIESADRFGLSQLHQFRGRVGRGKEQSYCMLLAENPSDVANARLSVIEKNQDGFVLAEEDLKLRGPGEFFGTRQSGLPDLKMARLSDVPILEAARAEATRLFEEDPRLQQPEHLRLYEELTRVWPQTGEWS; encoded by the coding sequence ATGCCTCTGAGTACCGAAAAGTTACGCGCTGTTGTTGCGTTGGAACGCACTAAAGGCTTTGAGAACACCGCCGTTATCGGCGGACTGGACCGGTTTCTGGCTGTCTGGGTTGATGAAGCCGCCCAATCCCTCACCGACCGAACCAAACTGACCCAGCTCAAGGTTCGTCTGACCGGTTTCAATTATGCCGGAATCCCCGCTGCCGATCGGGAAGCCTCACTGGACACCCTGCTGGGCTTCATTGAAGAGCTTAATCAGCCGCAAAATCCCGGTGTGGCTGAATCAGTTGAAAGCGCCAGGCTTGTTTTTGAAACCCCGGCGGTTCCAAAGCCAAAAGCCGGTGCCGCGATCCACCCTCCGGCAGCACTGGACATTCCGGTAACAGCTTTCAAGGGCGTCAACCAGTCAACCGCTGCCAAATTCAAAAAATTGGGCATTGAGACCGTCCGGGATATGCTGTATCACTTCCCCAGCCGGCATTTGGACTATTCCCGGACGACCCGCATCGCTGAACTATCGCCCGGACCGGAACAAACCATCGTGGCTACGGTATGGGAGGTCAGGCTGACCACCCCGGGCGGCCGCCGCTCTACCGAGGCTATCGTGGGCGACGATACCGGCAATATCAGGGCTTTGTGGTTCAACAACCCCTACCTGTTACGACAGATTCACGCCAATGACCGGCTGGTTCTCTCCGGAAAAATCACCGTTTTTAAAGGCACGCTGGTCTTTGAATCTCCGGAATGGGAAAAACTGGAAAACAAGGAACTGGTGCATACCGGACGTCTGGCACCGGTTTACCCGCTGACCGCCGGGCTGTATCCCCGCATGGTGCGCCGGCTGATGAAGGAAACGGTTGACGGTTTTGCCCCTTCGCTGGTTGATTATCTGCCGGAGTCCATCAGGACCCGCCGGGGATTGTTGTCGCTGCCGGAAGCCGTGGCCCAGGCGCATTTCCCGGACAGTGAAACCGCCAAGGATGAAGCCCGCAGGCGTTTAGCCTTTGATGAACTGTTGGTGCTACAATTAGGCGTAATGGCCAGAAAACGGGCCTGGCGGGTTTCCCAACCCGGCATACCGATACCGGGCGACCAATCATTACTGGAAAGATTCCTTAGTACGCTTGAATTCCAATTGACCGGGGCGCAACGCCGTTCATTAAACGAAATCCTTGCTGACCTGAAACGGAAGGAAGCCATGAGCCGCCTGCTTCAGGGCGATGTCGGCTCCGGCAAAACCGTGGTGGCGACTATCGCGATTCTGATGACGGTCGCCTCAGGTTACCAGACGGCTTTCATGGCGCCGACCGAAATACTGGCAGATCAACATTTCAAGTCCGTTAACGGCATGCTGGCGCGGCTGGCAACCGCTAAACAGGATAACGGGGATACAGTCAGCTACCTGGGTATTCTGCCGGACCGACCACTGACAGTCGCCCTGCTCCTGGGGGACGCCAAAGAATCCGGCAAGACGGTCATCCGCAACCGCATAAAATCCGGCGAGATTGACCTGGTCATCGGCACTCACTCCCTGATTCAGAAGTCCATGAAATTCAAGCAATTAGGTCTGGCAGTGATTGATGAGCAGCACCGTTTCGGCGTGGAGCAACGGCAGAGTCTGCGGCAGAAAGGTACCAACCCCCATCTGCTGGTGATGACCGCCACCCCCATTCCCCGAACGCTGGCCCTGACTCTTTACGGCGACCTTGACCTCTCCGTCATTGACGAACTACCGCCAGGCCGCCAGCCCATCAGGACGCGGTGGCTCAAACCGGAGCAACGGGCCAGTGCTTATGCCTTTATCAGGAAACAGGTCAATCTGAAGCAGCAGTCCTTCATTATCTGCCCTTTGGTGGAGGAATCAGAGGCCGTTCAGGCCAAGGCGGCGACGGCGGAATATGAAACACTGAAAATGGAGATATTCCCGGAATTCCGGCTCGGTCTGATACACGGGCGGATGTCCGCCGCGGAGAAGGACTCCGTGATGAGTGCTTTTAGTGCCGGCAGATTGGATATTCTGGTATCCACTCCGGTCATTGAAGTGGGTATAGATGTACCTAACGCTACCGTAATGCTGATTGAATCCGCCGACCGCTTCGGTTTGTCGCAATTACACCAGTTCCGTGGCCGTGTCGGCCGCGGCAAGGAGCAAAGCTATTGCATGCTGCTGGCAGAAAATCCTTCAGACGTAGCCAATGCCCGCCTGTCGGTGATTGAAAAAAACCAGGACGGCTTTGTCCTGGCCGAGGAAGATTTGAAATTGCGCGGACCGGGCGAATTCTTCGGCACCCGCCAGTCCGGTCTGCCGGACCTCAAGATGGCCCGTCTCTCCGACGTTCCGATACTGGAGGCCGCCCGCGCCGAAGCCACCCGTTTATTTGAGGAAGACCCCCGGTTGCAACAGCCGGAACACCTGCGCCTGTATGAGGAGCTGACTCGGGTCTGGCCGCAGACTGGTGAATGGAGCTAG